A window of Rhododendron vialii isolate Sample 1 chromosome 13a, ASM3025357v1 contains these coding sequences:
- the LOC131312567 gene encoding rho GTPase-activating protein 6-like isoform X3: MSASLAAFDRPRIGTSNTVFKSGPLFISSKGLGWKSWKKRWFILTRTSLVFFRNDPSALPQRGGEVNITLGGIDLNNSGSVVVREDKKLLTVLFPDGRDGRAFTLKAETSEDLYEWKTALEHALAQAPSAALVMGHNGIFRSDANDPIEGSFHQWRDKRAIKSLVVGRPILLALEDIDGGPSFLEKALQFLEKYGTTVEGILRQAADVEEVDRRVQEYEQGRNEFDPDEDAHVVGDCVKHVLRELPSSPVPASCCTALLEAYKMDRKDARVNAMRSAILETFPEPNRRLLQRILKMMHTVSMHASENRMTQSAVAACMAPLLLRPLLAGECELEDDFDTNGDNSAQLLAAANAANNAQAIITTLLEEYDNIFDDENLHRCSISADSRIENSGSEDTTDDENLDIKDNGFHDAENEVDPDSDDDPERVLSGKMSESSGYAGSDLYNYKRSTQGFGGDDSHGGLMNNLVSTTKANQSVDSSSQRESNIQFNERQGQQKPSENEVDSLSILHASESHRSMGEILSSMDQGQPQSVVGAESCVEKSMNRLTSPTQNVKRSTFWGRNNARKTPSMESVDSSGEEELAIQRLEITKNDLRNRIAKEARGNAILQASLERRKQALHERRLALELDVSRLQEQLQAERDLRAALEVGLSMSSGQFPSSRGMDSKTRAELEEIALAEADVARLKQKVAELHHQLNQQRQHHYGSLSDSCDHYEHVQNHNSQQKYFQQDFDSTLAFVNHERRQRTEVLDYPRHPSAASSTLVELTSRLDFFKERRSQLMEQLHNLDLNYGTSSSQDFAYKPPSPPWN; the protein is encoded by the exons AGTGCGCTTCCCCAGAGAGGTGGTGAAGTTAATATAACTTTGGGGGGTATTGATTTGAACAATTCAGGGAG CGTTGTTGTTCGAGAAGATAAAAAACTTTTAACTGTACTGTTTCCTGATGGACGTGATGGACGGGCATTTACACTCAAG GCGGAGACGTCAGAGGACTTATATGAGTGGAAAACTGCCCTAGAGCATGCTCTTGCACAAGCGCCAAGTGCTGCCCTTGTGATGGGACACAATGGAATTTTCCGCAGTGATGCTAATGATCCAATTGAAGGGTCCTTTCATCAAT GGAGAGATAAGCGTGCTATTAAGTCTCTTGTGGTTGGACGACCAATTTTGCTGGCTCTGGAGGATATAGATGGAGGCCCATCGTTCCTTGAGAAAGCTCttcaatttcttgaaaaatatg GAACTACCGTAGAAGGAATTTTGAGACAGGCTGCAGATGTCGAGGAGGTTGATCGCAGAGTTCAAGAATATGAACAAG GGAGGAACGAATTTGATCCCGATGAGGATGCTCATGTTGTTGGTGACTGCGTTAAG CATGTTCTTCGGGAGCTACCTTCATCTCCAGTTCCTGCATCCTGCTGCACTGCTTTATTGGAGGCCTATA AAATGGATCGGAAGGATGCTCGTGTTAATGCCATGCGGTCTGCAATATTGGAGACATTTCCTGAACCAAACAGGCGCTTGTTACAgag AATTCTGAAGATGATGCACACAGTATCCATGCATGCATCTGAGAATAGAATGACCCAATCTGCTGTTGCTGCTTGTATGGCACCGTTGCTCTTACGTCCTCTTTTAGCCGGTGAATGTGAGTTGGAGGATGATTTTGATACTAACGGTGACAATTCTGCCCAACTTCTTGCTGCTGCAAATGCTGCTAATAATGCTCAAGCCATAATCACTACACTTCTGGAGGAGTATGACAACATTTTTGAT GATGAGAATCTACATAGGTGCTCTATTTCAGCTGATTCTCGAATTGAAAATAGTGGGAGTGAAGATACAACTGATGATGAAAATTTGGATATCAAGGACAATGGTTTCCACGATGCAGAAAATGAAGTAGATCCGGATAGCGATGATGATCCTGAACGTGTGCTCAGTGGAAAAATGAGTGAAAGCAGTGGTTATGCTGGCAGTGACCTTTATAACTATAAG CGGTCTACACAGGGTTTTGGAGGTGATGATTCACATGGTGGACTCATGAATAATCTCGTATCAACCACAAAAGCCAATCAATCTGTAGATTCTTCATCACAAAGAGAGTCAAACATCCAATTTAACGAGCGACAAGGTCAACAGAAACCAAGTGAAAATGAGGTGGACAGTCTTAGTATTTTACATGCTAGTGAGTCTCATCGATCAATGGGGGAGATACTTTCTTCAATGGATCAAGGGCAACCTCAATCTGTAGTTGGAGCTGAATCATGTGTTGAGAAGTCAATGAACAGACTTACAAGCCCCACCCAAAATGTTAAGCGCTCAACATTTTGGGGTAGAAACAAT GCCAGAAAGACACCATCCATGGAATCAGTTGATTCTTCTGGAGAGGAAGA ACTGGCTATCCAAAGGCTTGAGATTACAAAGAATGACTTGCGAAACAGGATTGCGAAGGAG GCTAGAGGAAATGCAATTTTACAGGCTAGCTTGGAGAGAAGGAAGCAAGCTTTGCATGAGCGTCGCTTGGCGCTTGAACTAGAT GTTTCAAGACTGCAAGAGCAGCTGCAAGCTGAGAGGGATCTGCGTGCAGCTTTGGAGGTTGGGTTGAGCATGTCTTCTGGACAGTTTCCAAGCTCTCGTGGCATGGATTCCAAG ACAAGGGCTGAGCTTGAGGAGATTGCTCTTGCTGAAGCAGATGTTGCCAGGTTGAAGCAGAAAGTGGCAGAACTCCACCATCAACTTAATCAGCAACGTCAGCATCACTATGGCTCCTTGTCTGATTCATGCGATCACTATGAACATGTCCAAAATCATAACTCTCAACA GAAATATTTTCAGCAAGACTTTGATTCAACCCTTGCTTTTGTCAACCACGAAAGGAGACAAAGAACTGAG GTGTTGGATTATCCTAGACATCCATCAGCAGCATCCTCCACTTTGGTTGAATTGACATCACGTCTCGACTTCTTTAAGGAGCGACGCTCGCAGCTCATGGAACAACTTCACAACCTCGATTTGAACTATGGGACGTCATCTTCACAAGATTTTGCATATAAACCGCCATCTCCTCCTTGGAACTGA
- the LOC131312567 gene encoding rho GTPase-activating protein 7-like isoform X1 yields MSASLAAFDRPRIGTSNTVFKSGPLFISSKGLGWKSWKKRWFILTRTSLVFFRNDPSALPQRGGEVNITLGGIDLNNSGSVVVREDKKLLTVLFPDGRDGRAFTLKAETSEDLYEWKTALEHALAQAPSAALVMGHNGIFRSDANDPIEGSFHQWRDKRAIKSLVVGRPILLALEDIDGGPSFLEKALQFLEKYGTTVEGILRQAADVEEVDRRVQEYEQGRNEFDPDEDAHVVGDCVKHVLRELPSSPVPASCCTALLEAYKMDRKDARVNAMRSAILETFPEPNRRLLQRILKMMHTVSMHASENRMTQSAVAACMAPLLLRPLLAGECELEDDFDTNGDNSAQLLAAANAANNAQAIITTLLEEYDNIFDDENLHRCSISADSRIENSGSEDTTDDENLDIKDNGFHDAENEVDPDSDDDPERVLSGKMSESSGYAGSDLYNYKRSTQGFGGDDSHGGLMNNLVSTTKANQSVDSSSQRESNIQFNERQGQQKPSENEVDSLSILHASESHRSMGEILSSMDQGQPQSVVGAESCVEKSMNRLTSPTQNVKRSTFWGRNNARKTPSMESVDSSGEEELAIQRLEITKNDLRNRIAKEARGNAILQASLERRKQALHERRLALELDVSRLQEQLQAERDLRAALEVGLSMSSGQFPSSRGMDSKTRAELEEIALAEADVARLKQKVAELHHQLNQQRQHHYGSLSDSCDHYEHVQNHNSQQKYFQQDFDSTLAFVNHERRQRTEESTLGAELRNIKGQVLAPGGNSRQPARKHLIDSPSFSDSKSTEASTSLSMDELCAVDSASMPSTSRVTEVLDYPRHPSAASSTLVELTSRLDFFKERRSQLMEQLHNLDLNYGTSSSQDFAYKPPSPPWN; encoded by the exons AGTGCGCTTCCCCAGAGAGGTGGTGAAGTTAATATAACTTTGGGGGGTATTGATTTGAACAATTCAGGGAG CGTTGTTGTTCGAGAAGATAAAAAACTTTTAACTGTACTGTTTCCTGATGGACGTGATGGACGGGCATTTACACTCAAG GCGGAGACGTCAGAGGACTTATATGAGTGGAAAACTGCCCTAGAGCATGCTCTTGCACAAGCGCCAAGTGCTGCCCTTGTGATGGGACACAATGGAATTTTCCGCAGTGATGCTAATGATCCAATTGAAGGGTCCTTTCATCAAT GGAGAGATAAGCGTGCTATTAAGTCTCTTGTGGTTGGACGACCAATTTTGCTGGCTCTGGAGGATATAGATGGAGGCCCATCGTTCCTTGAGAAAGCTCttcaatttcttgaaaaatatg GAACTACCGTAGAAGGAATTTTGAGACAGGCTGCAGATGTCGAGGAGGTTGATCGCAGAGTTCAAGAATATGAACAAG GGAGGAACGAATTTGATCCCGATGAGGATGCTCATGTTGTTGGTGACTGCGTTAAG CATGTTCTTCGGGAGCTACCTTCATCTCCAGTTCCTGCATCCTGCTGCACTGCTTTATTGGAGGCCTATA AAATGGATCGGAAGGATGCTCGTGTTAATGCCATGCGGTCTGCAATATTGGAGACATTTCCTGAACCAAACAGGCGCTTGTTACAgag AATTCTGAAGATGATGCACACAGTATCCATGCATGCATCTGAGAATAGAATGACCCAATCTGCTGTTGCTGCTTGTATGGCACCGTTGCTCTTACGTCCTCTTTTAGCCGGTGAATGTGAGTTGGAGGATGATTTTGATACTAACGGTGACAATTCTGCCCAACTTCTTGCTGCTGCAAATGCTGCTAATAATGCTCAAGCCATAATCACTACACTTCTGGAGGAGTATGACAACATTTTTGAT GATGAGAATCTACATAGGTGCTCTATTTCAGCTGATTCTCGAATTGAAAATAGTGGGAGTGAAGATACAACTGATGATGAAAATTTGGATATCAAGGACAATGGTTTCCACGATGCAGAAAATGAAGTAGATCCGGATAGCGATGATGATCCTGAACGTGTGCTCAGTGGAAAAATGAGTGAAAGCAGTGGTTATGCTGGCAGTGACCTTTATAACTATAAG CGGTCTACACAGGGTTTTGGAGGTGATGATTCACATGGTGGACTCATGAATAATCTCGTATCAACCACAAAAGCCAATCAATCTGTAGATTCTTCATCACAAAGAGAGTCAAACATCCAATTTAACGAGCGACAAGGTCAACAGAAACCAAGTGAAAATGAGGTGGACAGTCTTAGTATTTTACATGCTAGTGAGTCTCATCGATCAATGGGGGAGATACTTTCTTCAATGGATCAAGGGCAACCTCAATCTGTAGTTGGAGCTGAATCATGTGTTGAGAAGTCAATGAACAGACTTACAAGCCCCACCCAAAATGTTAAGCGCTCAACATTTTGGGGTAGAAACAAT GCCAGAAAGACACCATCCATGGAATCAGTTGATTCTTCTGGAGAGGAAGA ACTGGCTATCCAAAGGCTTGAGATTACAAAGAATGACTTGCGAAACAGGATTGCGAAGGAG GCTAGAGGAAATGCAATTTTACAGGCTAGCTTGGAGAGAAGGAAGCAAGCTTTGCATGAGCGTCGCTTGGCGCTTGAACTAGAT GTTTCAAGACTGCAAGAGCAGCTGCAAGCTGAGAGGGATCTGCGTGCAGCTTTGGAGGTTGGGTTGAGCATGTCTTCTGGACAGTTTCCAAGCTCTCGTGGCATGGATTCCAAG ACAAGGGCTGAGCTTGAGGAGATTGCTCTTGCTGAAGCAGATGTTGCCAGGTTGAAGCAGAAAGTGGCAGAACTCCACCATCAACTTAATCAGCAACGTCAGCATCACTATGGCTCCTTGTCTGATTCATGCGATCACTATGAACATGTCCAAAATCATAACTCTCAACA GAAATATTTTCAGCAAGACTTTGATTCAACCCTTGCTTTTGTCAACCACGAAAGGAGACAAAGAACTGAG GAGAGTACTTTGGGTGCGGAGTTGAGGAATATAAAAGGACAAGTGTTAGCACCTGGCGGTAATAGTAGGCAGCCTGCTCGGAAGCACTTGATAGACTCACCAAGCTTCAGTGATTCTAAAAGTACTGAGGCATCAACAAGTTTATCTATGGATGAGCTTTGTGCTGTTGATTCTGCCTCCATGCCTTCCACTTCAAGGGTAACAGAA GTGTTGGATTATCCTAGACATCCATCAGCAGCATCCTCCACTTTGGTTGAATTGACATCACGTCTCGACTTCTTTAAGGAGCGACGCTCGCAGCTCATGGAACAACTTCACAACCTCGATTTGAACTATGGGACGTCATCTTCACAAGATTTTGCATATAAACCGCCATCTCCTCCTTGGAACTGA
- the LOC131312567 gene encoding rho GTPase-activating protein 6-like isoform X4 has product MSASLAAFDRPRIGTSNTVFKSGPLFISSKGLGWKSWKKRWFILTRTSLVFFRNDPSALPQRGGEVNITLGGIDLNNSGSVVVREDKKLLTVLFPDGRDGRAFTLKAETSEDLYEWKTALEHALAQAPSAALVMGHNGIFRSDANDPIEGSFHQWRDKRAIKSLVVGRPILLALEDIDGGPSFLEKALQFLEKYGTTVEGILRQAADVEEVDRRVQEYEQGRNEFDPDEDAHVVGDCVKHVLRELPSSPVPASCCTALLEAYKMDRKDARVNAMRSAILETFPEPNRRLLQRILKMMHTVSMHASENRMTQSAVAACMAPLLLRPLLAGECELEDDFDTNGDNSAQLLAAANAANNAQAIITTLLEEYDNIFDDENLHRCSISADSRIENSGSEDTTDDENLDIKDNGFHDAENEVDPDSDDDPERVLSGKMSESSGYAGSDLYNYKGFGGDDSHGGLMNNLVSTTKANQSVDSSSQRESNIQFNERQGQQKPSENEVDSLSILHASESHRSMGEILSSMDQGQPQSVVGAESCVEKSMNRLTSPTQNVKRSTFWGRNNARKTPSMESVDSSGEEELAIQRLEITKNDLRNRIAKEARGNAILQASLERRKQALHERRLALELDVSRLQEQLQAERDLRAALEVGLSMSSGQFPSSRGMDSKTRAELEEIALAEADVARLKQKVAELHHQLNQQRQHHYGSLSDSCDHYEHVQNHNSQQKYFQQDFDSTLAFVNHERRQRTEVLDYPRHPSAASSTLVELTSRLDFFKERRSQLMEQLHNLDLNYGTSSSQDFAYKPPSPPWN; this is encoded by the exons AGTGCGCTTCCCCAGAGAGGTGGTGAAGTTAATATAACTTTGGGGGGTATTGATTTGAACAATTCAGGGAG CGTTGTTGTTCGAGAAGATAAAAAACTTTTAACTGTACTGTTTCCTGATGGACGTGATGGACGGGCATTTACACTCAAG GCGGAGACGTCAGAGGACTTATATGAGTGGAAAACTGCCCTAGAGCATGCTCTTGCACAAGCGCCAAGTGCTGCCCTTGTGATGGGACACAATGGAATTTTCCGCAGTGATGCTAATGATCCAATTGAAGGGTCCTTTCATCAAT GGAGAGATAAGCGTGCTATTAAGTCTCTTGTGGTTGGACGACCAATTTTGCTGGCTCTGGAGGATATAGATGGAGGCCCATCGTTCCTTGAGAAAGCTCttcaatttcttgaaaaatatg GAACTACCGTAGAAGGAATTTTGAGACAGGCTGCAGATGTCGAGGAGGTTGATCGCAGAGTTCAAGAATATGAACAAG GGAGGAACGAATTTGATCCCGATGAGGATGCTCATGTTGTTGGTGACTGCGTTAAG CATGTTCTTCGGGAGCTACCTTCATCTCCAGTTCCTGCATCCTGCTGCACTGCTTTATTGGAGGCCTATA AAATGGATCGGAAGGATGCTCGTGTTAATGCCATGCGGTCTGCAATATTGGAGACATTTCCTGAACCAAACAGGCGCTTGTTACAgag AATTCTGAAGATGATGCACACAGTATCCATGCATGCATCTGAGAATAGAATGACCCAATCTGCTGTTGCTGCTTGTATGGCACCGTTGCTCTTACGTCCTCTTTTAGCCGGTGAATGTGAGTTGGAGGATGATTTTGATACTAACGGTGACAATTCTGCCCAACTTCTTGCTGCTGCAAATGCTGCTAATAATGCTCAAGCCATAATCACTACACTTCTGGAGGAGTATGACAACATTTTTGAT GATGAGAATCTACATAGGTGCTCTATTTCAGCTGATTCTCGAATTGAAAATAGTGGGAGTGAAGATACAACTGATGATGAAAATTTGGATATCAAGGACAATGGTTTCCACGATGCAGAAAATGAAGTAGATCCGGATAGCGATGATGATCCTGAACGTGTGCTCAGTGGAAAAATGAGTGAAAGCAGTGGTTATGCTGGCAGTGACCTTTATAACTATAAG GGTTTTGGAGGTGATGATTCACATGGTGGACTCATGAATAATCTCGTATCAACCACAAAAGCCAATCAATCTGTAGATTCTTCATCACAAAGAGAGTCAAACATCCAATTTAACGAGCGACAAGGTCAACAGAAACCAAGTGAAAATGAGGTGGACAGTCTTAGTATTTTACATGCTAGTGAGTCTCATCGATCAATGGGGGAGATACTTTCTTCAATGGATCAAGGGCAACCTCAATCTGTAGTTGGAGCTGAATCATGTGTTGAGAAGTCAATGAACAGACTTACAAGCCCCACCCAAAATGTTAAGCGCTCAACATTTTGGGGTAGAAACAAT GCCAGAAAGACACCATCCATGGAATCAGTTGATTCTTCTGGAGAGGAAGA ACTGGCTATCCAAAGGCTTGAGATTACAAAGAATGACTTGCGAAACAGGATTGCGAAGGAG GCTAGAGGAAATGCAATTTTACAGGCTAGCTTGGAGAGAAGGAAGCAAGCTTTGCATGAGCGTCGCTTGGCGCTTGAACTAGAT GTTTCAAGACTGCAAGAGCAGCTGCAAGCTGAGAGGGATCTGCGTGCAGCTTTGGAGGTTGGGTTGAGCATGTCTTCTGGACAGTTTCCAAGCTCTCGTGGCATGGATTCCAAG ACAAGGGCTGAGCTTGAGGAGATTGCTCTTGCTGAAGCAGATGTTGCCAGGTTGAAGCAGAAAGTGGCAGAACTCCACCATCAACTTAATCAGCAACGTCAGCATCACTATGGCTCCTTGTCTGATTCATGCGATCACTATGAACATGTCCAAAATCATAACTCTCAACA GAAATATTTTCAGCAAGACTTTGATTCAACCCTTGCTTTTGTCAACCACGAAAGGAGACAAAGAACTGAG GTGTTGGATTATCCTAGACATCCATCAGCAGCATCCTCCACTTTGGTTGAATTGACATCACGTCTCGACTTCTTTAAGGAGCGACGCTCGCAGCTCATGGAACAACTTCACAACCTCGATTTGAACTATGGGACGTCATCTTCACAAGATTTTGCATATAAACCGCCATCTCCTCCTTGGAACTGA
- the LOC131312567 gene encoding rho GTPase-activating protein 7-like isoform X2, which produces MSASLAAFDRPRIGTSNTVFKSGPLFISSKGLGWKSWKKRWFILTRTSLVFFRNDPSALPQRGGEVNITLGGIDLNNSGSVVVREDKKLLTVLFPDGRDGRAFTLKAETSEDLYEWKTALEHALAQAPSAALVMGHNGIFRSDANDPIEGSFHQWRDKRAIKSLVVGRPILLALEDIDGGPSFLEKALQFLEKYGTTVEGILRQAADVEEVDRRVQEYEQGRNEFDPDEDAHVVGDCVKHVLRELPSSPVPASCCTALLEAYKMDRKDARVNAMRSAILETFPEPNRRLLQRILKMMHTVSMHASENRMTQSAVAACMAPLLLRPLLAGECELEDDFDTNGDNSAQLLAAANAANNAQAIITTLLEEYDNIFDDENLHRCSISADSRIENSGSEDTTDDENLDIKDNGFHDAENEVDPDSDDDPERVLSGKMSESSGYAGSDLYNYKGFGGDDSHGGLMNNLVSTTKANQSVDSSSQRESNIQFNERQGQQKPSENEVDSLSILHASESHRSMGEILSSMDQGQPQSVVGAESCVEKSMNRLTSPTQNVKRSTFWGRNNARKTPSMESVDSSGEEELAIQRLEITKNDLRNRIAKEARGNAILQASLERRKQALHERRLALELDVSRLQEQLQAERDLRAALEVGLSMSSGQFPSSRGMDSKTRAELEEIALAEADVARLKQKVAELHHQLNQQRQHHYGSLSDSCDHYEHVQNHNSQQKYFQQDFDSTLAFVNHERRQRTEESTLGAELRNIKGQVLAPGGNSRQPARKHLIDSPSFSDSKSTEASTSLSMDELCAVDSASMPSTSRVTEVLDYPRHPSAASSTLVELTSRLDFFKERRSQLMEQLHNLDLNYGTSSSQDFAYKPPSPPWN; this is translated from the exons AGTGCGCTTCCCCAGAGAGGTGGTGAAGTTAATATAACTTTGGGGGGTATTGATTTGAACAATTCAGGGAG CGTTGTTGTTCGAGAAGATAAAAAACTTTTAACTGTACTGTTTCCTGATGGACGTGATGGACGGGCATTTACACTCAAG GCGGAGACGTCAGAGGACTTATATGAGTGGAAAACTGCCCTAGAGCATGCTCTTGCACAAGCGCCAAGTGCTGCCCTTGTGATGGGACACAATGGAATTTTCCGCAGTGATGCTAATGATCCAATTGAAGGGTCCTTTCATCAAT GGAGAGATAAGCGTGCTATTAAGTCTCTTGTGGTTGGACGACCAATTTTGCTGGCTCTGGAGGATATAGATGGAGGCCCATCGTTCCTTGAGAAAGCTCttcaatttcttgaaaaatatg GAACTACCGTAGAAGGAATTTTGAGACAGGCTGCAGATGTCGAGGAGGTTGATCGCAGAGTTCAAGAATATGAACAAG GGAGGAACGAATTTGATCCCGATGAGGATGCTCATGTTGTTGGTGACTGCGTTAAG CATGTTCTTCGGGAGCTACCTTCATCTCCAGTTCCTGCATCCTGCTGCACTGCTTTATTGGAGGCCTATA AAATGGATCGGAAGGATGCTCGTGTTAATGCCATGCGGTCTGCAATATTGGAGACATTTCCTGAACCAAACAGGCGCTTGTTACAgag AATTCTGAAGATGATGCACACAGTATCCATGCATGCATCTGAGAATAGAATGACCCAATCTGCTGTTGCTGCTTGTATGGCACCGTTGCTCTTACGTCCTCTTTTAGCCGGTGAATGTGAGTTGGAGGATGATTTTGATACTAACGGTGACAATTCTGCCCAACTTCTTGCTGCTGCAAATGCTGCTAATAATGCTCAAGCCATAATCACTACACTTCTGGAGGAGTATGACAACATTTTTGAT GATGAGAATCTACATAGGTGCTCTATTTCAGCTGATTCTCGAATTGAAAATAGTGGGAGTGAAGATACAACTGATGATGAAAATTTGGATATCAAGGACAATGGTTTCCACGATGCAGAAAATGAAGTAGATCCGGATAGCGATGATGATCCTGAACGTGTGCTCAGTGGAAAAATGAGTGAAAGCAGTGGTTATGCTGGCAGTGACCTTTATAACTATAAG GGTTTTGGAGGTGATGATTCACATGGTGGACTCATGAATAATCTCGTATCAACCACAAAAGCCAATCAATCTGTAGATTCTTCATCACAAAGAGAGTCAAACATCCAATTTAACGAGCGACAAGGTCAACAGAAACCAAGTGAAAATGAGGTGGACAGTCTTAGTATTTTACATGCTAGTGAGTCTCATCGATCAATGGGGGAGATACTTTCTTCAATGGATCAAGGGCAACCTCAATCTGTAGTTGGAGCTGAATCATGTGTTGAGAAGTCAATGAACAGACTTACAAGCCCCACCCAAAATGTTAAGCGCTCAACATTTTGGGGTAGAAACAAT GCCAGAAAGACACCATCCATGGAATCAGTTGATTCTTCTGGAGAGGAAGA ACTGGCTATCCAAAGGCTTGAGATTACAAAGAATGACTTGCGAAACAGGATTGCGAAGGAG GCTAGAGGAAATGCAATTTTACAGGCTAGCTTGGAGAGAAGGAAGCAAGCTTTGCATGAGCGTCGCTTGGCGCTTGAACTAGAT GTTTCAAGACTGCAAGAGCAGCTGCAAGCTGAGAGGGATCTGCGTGCAGCTTTGGAGGTTGGGTTGAGCATGTCTTCTGGACAGTTTCCAAGCTCTCGTGGCATGGATTCCAAG ACAAGGGCTGAGCTTGAGGAGATTGCTCTTGCTGAAGCAGATGTTGCCAGGTTGAAGCAGAAAGTGGCAGAACTCCACCATCAACTTAATCAGCAACGTCAGCATCACTATGGCTCCTTGTCTGATTCATGCGATCACTATGAACATGTCCAAAATCATAACTCTCAACA GAAATATTTTCAGCAAGACTTTGATTCAACCCTTGCTTTTGTCAACCACGAAAGGAGACAAAGAACTGAG GAGAGTACTTTGGGTGCGGAGTTGAGGAATATAAAAGGACAAGTGTTAGCACCTGGCGGTAATAGTAGGCAGCCTGCTCGGAAGCACTTGATAGACTCACCAAGCTTCAGTGATTCTAAAAGTACTGAGGCATCAACAAGTTTATCTATGGATGAGCTTTGTGCTGTTGATTCTGCCTCCATGCCTTCCACTTCAAGGGTAACAGAA GTGTTGGATTATCCTAGACATCCATCAGCAGCATCCTCCACTTTGGTTGAATTGACATCACGTCTCGACTTCTTTAAGGAGCGACGCTCGCAGCTCATGGAACAACTTCACAACCTCGATTTGAACTATGGGACGTCATCTTCACAAGATTTTGCATATAAACCGCCATCTCCTCCTTGGAACTGA